A genomic segment from Sander vitreus isolate 19-12246 chromosome 3, sanVit1, whole genome shotgun sequence encodes:
- the gmnc gene encoding geminin coiled-coil domain-containing protein 1, producing the protein METLASVWTRDPCDFSDLGEKSSVWESECDFTSSPPAGQMWPEQLSPHLQRNKQLQDTLLQREEQLARLQDENNKLREFLNSSFVRNLEQKAKKLTADGRRKLKRNLMHVDDGPFQNHSHQLVTSQQVSKRVCRNLTAEFCSESSETSSSSEPNLDLWVLRTLGLKDRDTIDTSNNSSSSSSGYSLGSLVYDASIASSSSSEYTLNSSFSPPVAPSTPSSVQSYCQRSTQQTDCRYSAESNCGNPAESPQNGTNSLVQRSDFTASALTGQYEAPAAVIRSYHTFTAFQSPLLTEELPFTQSEDQAEICSITASSQVQTLEEIPAKHPTYWSPPGDRVPFSPISSSSPVIHQQWTPVSDCSPTSPSAEVRKPPATPQMPRSRTDLAFSMSLSPSSSVKTHSFPQGQAFVRKDTGGRWNFTWVPRQGP; encoded by the exons ATGGAAACCCTGGCCTCCGTTTGGACCCGTGACCCCTGTGACTTCAGCGACCTCGGAGAGAAGTCGTCTGTTTGGG AGTCTGAGTGTGATTTTACCAGCTCGCCCCCTGCTGGTCAGATGTGGCCTGAGCAGCTCTCCCCTCACCtccagagaaacaaacag CTTCAGGACACTCtgctgcagagagaagagcagctgGCCAGACTGCAGGACGAGAACAACAAACTCAGAGAGTTCCTCAACTCTTCCTTCGTGAGGAACCTGGAGCAAAAGGCCAAG AAACTAACTGCTGATGGGAGAAGAAAGCTAAAGAGAAACCTGATGCATGTCGATGATGGACCTTTCCAGAACCACAGTCATCAGCTGGTAACATCGCAGCAGGTCAGCAAGAGAGTCTGCAGGAACCTCACGGCCGAGTTCTGCTCCGAATCCTCGGAgacttcttcttcctctgaacCAAACCTGGACCTCTGGGTTCTACGGACGCTGGGACTGAAGGATCGAGACACCATCGACACGTCCAacaactcctcctcctcctcgtctggATACAGCCTCGGCAGTTTAGTTTATGATGCTTCAATTGCGTCTTCCTCGTCATCCGAATACACTCTCAACTCCTCTTTCAGCCCTCCAGTCGCCCCTTCTACGCCTTCATCCGTCCAAAGCTATTGCCAAAGATCCACACAGCAAACCGATTGCAGGTACAGTGCTGAATCAAACTGTGGTAATCCTGCCGAGTCCCCTCAGAACGGCACAAATTCCCTGGTTCAGCGCTCTGACTTCACTGCCTCCGCACTGACCGGACAGTATGAAGCTCCTGCAGCTGTGATCAGGAGCTACCACACATTTACTGCCTTCCAATCTCCACTACTAACAGAAGAACTACCGTTCACCCAGTCGGAAGATCAAGCGGAGATCTGCTCCATCACAGCCTCGAGTCAAGTCCAAACTCTGGAGGAAATCCCTGCAAAACATCCGACTTACTGGTCTCCACCAGGAGACAGAGTCCCGTTCTCCCCAATCTCGTCTTCGAGTCCTGTCATTCACCAGCAATGGACACCTGTAAGCGACTGCAGCCCGACAAGTCCATCCGCGGAAGTCCGTAAGCCTCCTGCCACACCACAGATGCCTCGCAGCCGGACAGATTTGGCGTTCAGTATGTCCCTCAGCCCGTCCAGCAGCGTCAAGACCCACAGCTTCCCGCAGGGACAAGCTTTTGTCCGAAAGGACACCGGGGGAAGGTGGAACTTCACCTGGGTGCCCAGACAAGGACCATAG